Genomic segment of Lepidochelys kempii isolate rLepKem1 chromosome 23, rLepKem1.hap2, whole genome shotgun sequence:
ggggccgggaggggagcggccgttcgccgcacgaggccgggggcggggccgggaggggagcggccgttcgccgcacgaggccgggggcggggccgggaggggagcggccgttcgccgcacgaggccgggggcggggccgggaggaGAGGGGCCGTTCGCCGCAcgaggccgggggcggggccgggaggaGAGGGGCCGTTCGCCGCAcgaggccgggggcggggccgggaggggaggggccgTTCGTCGCACGAGgcccggggcggggctggggccgggaggGGAGCGGCCGTTCGCCGCACGAGgcccggggcggggctggggccgggaggGGAGCGGCCGTTCGCCGCACGAGgcccggggcggggctggggccgggaggGGAGCGGCCGTTCGCCGCACGAGgcccggggcggggctggggccgggaggGGAGCGGCCGTTCGCCGCACGAGGCCCGGGGCGGGGCCGTTCGCCGCACGAGGCGGCGCAGGCGCGAGGGGGGCGCGCTCGATCGGGTCGGGGCGctgaggggggcggggtggggcgcGGGGAAACCCCAGGCACTGGGGGTGTCCcggggaagagggctgggggagcccctgagggggctgggggagcccatgagggggagggaggctggggaaaCCCCTGGGGGGAGCCCATGAGGGGGAACCTCAGGCATTGGGGGTGTCCcggggaagagggctgggggagcccctgagggggctgggggagcccatgagggggagggaggctggggaaaCCCCTGGGGGGAGCCCATGAGGGGGAACCCCAGGCATTGGGGGTGTCCCGGGGAAGAGGGCTGGAGGAGCccctgagggggagggaggctggggaaaCCCCTGGGGGGAGCCCATGAGGGGGAACCCCAGGCATTGGGGGTGTCCCGGGGAAGAGGGAGCCCCTGAGGGCTGCCCCAggagcccctggggctgggggctgggcggGAGCTCCCAGGGGGCCAGGCCGTGAGGACGGTCACAGGGTGCCCCTGAGGGACTCTGCTGGGACAGCGGGGCCCTGAGGTGGTGCTTGGGGGCAAGTAAGGACCTTAAGGCCCCCTGGCatggggcagcagggcccagaggcaggagcaggggcCTGGCTACCTCTTCCCTGGGAGCTGGGATCCAGCGGGCAGCCGTGGGGAGGAGGAGCCAGAGGCTGCACCCCGGCCCCCCTTAGCAGCCCCCCAGGGCTCCTGTCCTTGCCGTACCCACAGGGCAGACGGTCCGCCTGGGAGTGATGGCCCAAATGAGGTGCAGTCAGGGGCTTGGCCCCTCTCCGGGATGGAGCTTGCCTTGGGGATACTCCCCTCCGCTGTgcccctctcccagccagccACTCCCCCCATGCCCCATTCCTCACCCCTCCGCCTCCAGCCACTCCGTGACCCAGGAGCCAGATGGAAGCGGacaccccctagaggggaaaggccccctgccccattcccttaGCCAGCTCTCCATCCTAGCAAAGAGAGTTTCCAGCACCCAAATCCCTTCCCTACCCTCCCCGTTCTGCTCTGATCCTCTTCTGCCTCTGCCCAGGCAGACAACGTGGCCATGGAGGAGGACTACGCGCTGACCCAGACCCAGACCGCCAGCCAGGTGCAGCGGAACTTGGAGAGATTCTCAGGGGCTCAAGTGGATCAGAAGGTGGGGGGACCTCTGTGGCACATGGGAGCCTGTTCTTCTCCCAGGGCAGCCCCATCCCTTTTTGTAACACAGCTTGTCTTCCCCCTGCAGGTGAGTGAATTGGTGCAATTCCTGCTGATCAAGGATCAGAAGAAAATCCCCATCAGACGGGCAGGTAAGAGGCCTGCTAGATGGTCatggagtttggggtgggggttccaCAGCCCCCTTCAGGTTAGCAGAGGGGCTCCCTGAGGCCACTTCTGTTCCCCACTCAgtctgaacccaggtctctgaagCAGCAGAGTCAGGATTCAGGCAAGGTGCTTTTCACACTGCATGTGCCACATCTATATGCTTTGATTAGGTGTTCTGTAGTCACTGCCCTGCGCTCCCTTCTCAGAGTTggtgatagaacccaggagtcctgattcacagccacccctgccctaaccactagaccccactcccctcccagagctgcagatggaacccaggagtcctgattccccagTCACCAGCAAGGTTTGAAACTTTCAGAGACCCGACTTGAATCCCCATAATGCAGGCTATGGGATCCCCAGAAGGAGGTAGCTAATGAGGAGGTGGATGTCACTGGAACGGTCACTAAGAAGTTGCTCCAGACCCCCGagttctatttccagttctgccgCTGGCCCTGCTGGGTTAGAGGGTTACCACTGCAGGGGCCCTGTcctgccagcagggggtgctaggAGCCATTGGAATGGCTGTAACAgggctccccctcttcccccttgtaGATATTCTGAAGAACGTCATCAAAGACTACAAAGAGGTCTACTGTGAGATCATTAACCGAGCCAGCAGGACCCTCCAGCAGGTGGCGCTCTTCTGAAGCAGTGCCAGGCGCTAGGGGATGCtatgctgtggggtggggtgcaggggctccCCTGCCCTTCAGTGCCAGGCGGTAGGGGGCACCCTGCTGCACAAGGGACCATCTTTCAACTGAGCGATCTTTAAACATTGTTCAAAACTGTTATGTTTGCCTTGGTGTGCTGGGTCGGTCTTGGCTACTTTATGTTGCAGCCCTTTCCTCTTGCCCCTCCCCTCCTAatgtcaggaatagaacccaggcgtcctggttcccagccctccTTGTTCTAACCATTAAACTTCACTTACCTCTTTGTCAGGGATAAAACCCacgagtcctggctcctagcccgcCTTGCTCTAGCCCCTAGATATCACTCTCTCATATTCTCTCTTGGACATTGGGAAggatggccatactaggtcagcccaaaggtccatctagcccactgtcctgtcttccgacagtggccaatgccaggtgccccagagggaatgaacagaacagggaatcaccaagtgatccatcccttgtcacccattcccagctcctggcaaacaggccagggacactatccctgcccagcctggctaatagccactgaaaGAGAGAACTCAGTAGTCCTGGCTCTCTGCACACCCCCTACTCTAACCACAAGAATCCACTCCCCATGCCATGACTCTGTGCAGTTAACCTTTCCCCTGCACAGGTGTTTGGGCTGCAACTGGTGGAGATAGACACTAAGCATCACATCTACATCCTGGTCAGCAACCTGCCACGCCTGGATGGGGAGAACCTGAAACAGTAAGGGAGGGAGGAGGCCggctggctgggggggcactgtcacagattccccccccccttgggAGCCTTCcaagccctcaagggttaatcCTTGTCATTAGACTCCACCCACCCCCTAAAAACTGCCATGGCTGATCCCTGAATGCCCCCATCCTTGCATTGTTCCCCTGCCCCCTAGTGGCCAGAAGACTGCCTTGCAGTCTCCATGCCCAGCTGGAGGTCTGCTGGGAGATCTGTAGGCTATCCCTGgctctagtggttacagcaaggGAGGcacctgggaggcaggactcctgggttctatccccagctcggggaggggtgtgggggaggttgGGAGCTAggatgctgggtttttttccccagctctggaaggttTGAGCAGGGTCTTTGCTCTGCCATTAAACCCCTTACCTCCTTGTCCAGATCCCCAGTCCTCCGCAGAGTTCCCTGGGTGAGTGACACCCCCATTGTGCGTTGCAGGGACGATCGCACGGCGAAGCTGGGCCTCCTCACCGTCATCCTCAGCTTCATCTATATGAAGGGCAATGCTGCTAAGGAGTgtaagccccaccccttccctgagagccccgccccttccctgagggccCTGCCTCTGATTGACAGGCTTTCTCTGCCCTTTCAGCTGATGTGTGGGAGATGTTGAAGAAACTGCAAGTTGAACCCGGGTAGGTGTGGAGTCTGGGAAACCAGAGATTAATCCCCAGTAGGCTCCTCCCCCTCTGTGCATCAAACAGCCAATGGAGTGGCTTGCAGAGTGGGGCAACCAGTGAGCCCCCCCGGAGGCCCTACCCCTTTAACACATTCCTATCCCCAACCCTTCCAGAAAGAGACACAAGGTCTTTGGGAATGTCAGGGAGTTGGTGACTGTGGAATTTGTCCAGCAAAAGTAAGTTTGGGCTTGCCAGGGAGGGAAGTGGTTAGAGctaggcagtggggggaggaggactcCTGGGGTGACATTGCCACAGAAccctgtggcgcctcctgctggttgtccagggaattagctcttttcagtCAAGAATGCCCTCTGCCATttggtgtctcacctgccgctggccctgtgcccctcccagaccccggtgcccttctagattagggttctgccccctggtagtaccccctcagtctgggtctcccctcccaggggaacccgcAACCCCCTATCcctcccttgcctcagtggctactgttagtcatcatctaacccccgctccctggggcagactgcagtctgtaccacTTATCATCGCCAGGGGGGtcggaccagctgcctctgtctaggcctgggctgctcctctgcagtCTTAGGACCCTTCGTGGGCCTTTACCtcggcctgcagcctggggctctgctagGCTGgaactccccagctccctctgcggTTCCGCAGCATTGCCCTGCCCTACGTACCCTCTTCAGCTTCCCAGGCAGCCTGGTCCTCCTCTCTCTGTGTAGCTAGAGAGAGTCTGTCTCAGCTCCTGGCTAACAGCcctcttatagggccagctgtggcctgattggggtgtggccccaccTGTGGCTACTTCCCtcaatcagcctagctttcctCTGGCTACAGCCCTCACtgagggctgttttaagccctttgaAGCATGGCAGGGTGACTACCCTGCCATAGGCAGTCTCTGGGAAGTCTGAGGTGCTAGGATGGCCCGATGGGGCAGGCAGTTTGAATCCCACTGGGCCAGCGGAGCCCAGAGCCTGGCCGTTTATACCCTGCCGCTGAGGACCTTGCTGCCCCGCCATGCAGGCGGACAGTTCCCTGTGCCTGCAGGTGTCAGGGACACATGCAGCCTGGGCTGGCCCTTTACCTTTCTCTGGCAGCTGGGGAGATCAAGCAAGCCATTTTccctctggggagggggaggagggctggccccaggggctCTGGAGATGCAATGGGGGGTGGAGCCTGCGCCTCCCACAGACTGCGGGAAACAGAcacagggagaggaaaggagtaGTGGACCAGCTAGAACCCCGATGTCTGCACCCCAGTGCTGAACCCACTCTGCCATGCTGGGAGCAGGTCACTGTGGCCATATGGAGGaagtggggatgaggggtggggggagagcccTGAGGGAGGATGTGGGCTCAATGACAGAGTGGGGGTGCGTGTGAAGATTTGATGGTCGCTgatccccatgccccaacccctcaGGTATCTGGAGTACAGCCGCATGCCCAACACAGACCTGGCAGAGTTTCAGttccagtgggggctgcgggccaCCAAGGAGACCTCCAAAATGCAGATCCTGCACTTTGTCGCCAAGGTATGTGCTGTTGGGGGCTAGCCCCAGGGGGTGAGGTTCAGGGGGCTGGGGTCACTCAGAGGGGGCCATGGGGCTATGAATAGGAGGATGAGGGCTAAAaccccagggggcagggcttaggagGATAGTCCCTGGGCAACCAAGGGGGCTGAGGCTTGGAGGGTCCCCTACAGGGGGTAGTCGACATGTGTCCCTTAAGGGCTGCTGGTGCCCAAGTAGgcttgggaggaaggggggaaattgCAGCCCAGCTGTCCCAGCCCCCATTCCTTCTCTGCCCATCAGATCCAGAGCAAGGACCCCACAGCCTGGACCAGCCAGTACAATGAGGCGGCAGCAGCAGAAGCCCTGTCCCACCACACTAGTGCCCCTGGAGATGCTGGTGGGGCCAGCCGGGGGGCACGCAGGAGGAAGCAGTCAGCCTGGTCCACTTcacccacaggtgccaccccgCGGCGCCTTGTGAACCAGCAGCCCTTGGGAGCGGGGGCCTCTGCCCATGCTGAGCCCAGCATCCAAGGATCGAGTGGGACACTGCCTTTGCCCTCCTGATCCCAGTGCCCCCTggcacagcagctgcagagatCCAGTCTCACCtttctggggtggggcccaggcatCTTGTGCAAACTCCTCCCGCCCAAGTCGTCCCGCAGTGGGTTTCCTCTGCACAGAGGGACCCAGCGGTGACCTCTCACCCTTGTAATTCACCCAACATTACTTTCAAATAAAGCTCCTGACCCCCGTTAGTGGTGGGGGTCAATTGTGTTACTCACGGGGTCTTTGCAACAGGCAGCTGGGGAGCCCCAGTTCTTAGCATTGCATAGCTGAGTGGGTCCATTACCTGACAGCTGGGGctgtgtttgctgctgctgcattccTCCCTGCCTGCAGTGCCTCCCAGTGGTATTAATGCCCCATGGCGATCACAGAGCCTTGCTGCGTGGTTACGCTCAGGGCCGCTCCCCTCTTGCCGAgcagttgactcaggctctctgcagactcgggCAGCGTTGCTCCAGGGAAGCTCCCCTCCCTTGCCAAGTGACTGGCTCAGGCTTGCTTTGGGCTAGAAACTAATTGAAAGCCGAGCTCGTGTGGCTATCTGTGACTTCAGGAGCCGGGGCCCAAGGCCTCGATCTAGCCCCACCACCGACCTGGGGACAACAGCACTGACTACACAGCCGTGGCAAAGGAGAGAGCCAGATTTAATGGGTGCGAGCAGTTAATAGTGAGGGGGCACCGTCCCCAGTGCTTCCTCGGGCTCCCGCGTCACGTCGACATTCTGCAACGAGATCCGGGAAGCACAGGGTTACATGCACCTTGCGGGCTGGAGTCATGCCTGGTCCCATGGCTTTGAGAGCGTAGGGGTgtccctttgtgcctcagttttcactCCCTACCCCTACTCATTTAGActgttctctggggcagggactgtctcattaGGGCTGTGTCATCCCTGGCATGCCAGGAGCCCTGATCTCATGCAGGGGTGTCTGTGATGGACCCCTGCTGTCAGGTGGGGTGTCAGGTGCACCCCCAGGGATGTTAATGGGGTTAGCACAGGTTACACACAGACTTTAGTgatcccatagtattcttgtcagcaagttaaggaagtatgggctggatgaatgcactataaggtgggtagaaagctggctagattgtcgggctcaacgggtagtgatcaatggctccatgtctagttggcagccggtatcaagtggagtgccccaagggtcggtcctggggccggttttattcaatatcttcataaatgatctggaggatggtgtggattgcactctcagcaaatttgcggatgatactaaactgggaggagtggtagatacgctggaggggagggataggatacagaaggacctagaccaattggaagattgggccaaaaggaatctgatgaggttcaataaggataagtgcagggtcctgcacttaggacggaagaacccaatgcacagctacagactagggaccgaatggctaggcagcagttctgcggaaaaggacctaggggtgacagtggacgagaagctggatatgagtcagcagtgtgcccttgttgccaagaaggccaatggcattttggagtgtataagtaggggcatagcgagcagatcgagggacgtgatcgttcccctctattcgacattggtgaggcctcatctggagtactgtgtccagttttgggccccacacttcaagaaggatgtggataaattggagagagtccagcgaagggcaacaaaaatgattaggggactggaacacatgacttatgaggagaggctgagggagctgggattgtttagcctgcagaagagaagaatgaggggggatctgatagctgctttcaactacctgaaagggggttccaaagaggatggctctagactgttctcaatggtagcagatgacagaacgaggagtaatggtctcaagttgcagtgggggaggtttagattggatattaggaaaaactttttcactaagagggtggtgaaacactggaatgcgttacctagggaggtggtagaatctccttccttagaggtttttaaggtcaggcttgacaaagccctggctgggattatttaactgggaattggtcctgctttgagcagggggttggactagatgaccttctggggtcccttccaaccctgatattctatgattctatgattctatttagtGGCAGTGTagtgggatggggggcaggaaggCGGTAGTGAAGCGTTTTAGGAGCTGGCAGGAAGGGGGCCCTGCCTGATTAAGGGGGCCAAAACTGACTTTACCTGCACCCCAAGCTGTGAGAAAGTTGTCAGACCAAGATCTTCCAAGTGGGACCATTTGGTGGGCTCCAGGCTGGCCAAAGGGTTGGTCCGGTAGTGCTGGTAATGGGGGAGCAGGCTAGACTTGTGGGGCAGGTGCTGAGATGGAGGTGGCCGAGGAGGGGAGATAAGAGGAAATGGTTAGAGGGGGCATGCagatctgcttccccctcctcagGTGGGTGTGGGTTGGAGGAGACAGGAGGAGCTGGGATCCAGGTATGGAGGGTGTTAATTTCACATGTGCTTTTGTCAGTTTCGGGGTGTCCCTCAGTGAGATCAGGACTGGGAGATTGCATTGGCCTAGCCCCccagtttgggggcagggggagaagccaCTCACCTGGGGGCGCTCCCGGTGCGTGTTCACGGCCTCCACGTTGAGGAAAATGGACTCCACTTGGCAACCTGCCATCACCCCATAAAAGAAAAGGCCCCTAGGTTAGAGCAGAGAGATCCAtgccccccccctttcctccctggggtggggagtaTAACTGGGTGTGGTCCCCCAAaattttttttgggtggggaccTGCCAGTGGGACGTGAATGGGCCCAGAGGGATCTGGCACCTGTCTGAGGGCAGCGGGACCAGCCCGTGGTGAATGGAGATGCACTCACCGTATGCCACGGGGGTCAGTTTGAGCACGGTGTGCAGTGGGCATTTCAGATAGGGCAGCTCTTCTGCGGGGAGAGAAGAGGGCAGTTAGATGGGGGAGTTTTGGGGTGAACAGGATCCAGCCCATGCGACACACTATCCCTCATATTCACC
This window contains:
- the LOC140901997 gene encoding non-structural maintenance of chromosomes element 3 homolog isoform X2 translates to MEEDYALTQTQTASQVQRNLERFSGAQVDQKVSELVQFLLIKDQKKIPIRRADILKNVIKDYKEVYCEIINRASRTLQQVFGLQLVEIDTKHHIYILVSNLPRLDGENLKQDDRTAKLGLLTVILSFIYMKGNAAKESDVWEMLKKLQVEPGYLEYSRMPNTDLAEFQFQWGLRATKETSKMQILHFVAKIQSKDPTAWTSQYNEAAAAEALSHHTSAPGDAGGASRGARRRKQSAWSTSPTGATPRRLVNQQPLGAGASAHAEPSIQGSSGTLPLPS
- the LOC140901997 gene encoding non-structural maintenance of chromosomes element 3 homolog isoform X3 — protein: MEEDYALTQTQTASQVQRNLERFSGAQVDQKVSELVQFLLIKDQKKIPIRRADILKNVIKDYKEVYCEIINRASRTLQQVFGLQLVEIDTKHHIYILVSNLPRLDGENLKQDDRTAKLGLLTVILSFIYMKGNAAKESDVWEMLKKLQVEPGKRHKVFGNVRELVTVEFVQQKYLEYSRMPNTDLAEFQFQWGLRATKETSKMQILHFVAKIQSKDPTAWTSQYNEAAAAEALSHHTSAPGDAGGASRGARRRKQSAWSTSPTGATPRRLVNQQPLGAGASAHAEPSIQGSSGTLPLPS
- the LOC140901997 gene encoding non-structural maintenance of chromosomes element 3 homolog isoform X1, whose product is MEEDYALTQTQTASQVQRNLERFSGAQVDQKVSELVQFLLIKDQKKIPIRRADILKNVIKDYKEVYCEIINRASRTLQQVFGLQLVEIDTKHHIYILVSNLPRLDGENLKQSPVLRRVPWVSDTPIVRCRDDRTAKLGLLTVILSFIYMKGNAAKESDVWEMLKKLQVEPGYLEYSRMPNTDLAEFQFQWGLRATKETSKMQILHFVAKIQSKDPTAWTSQYNEAAAAEALSHHTSAPGDAGGASRGARRRKQSAWSTSPTGATPRRLVNQQPLGAGASAHAEPSIQGSSGTLPLPS